The Acidobacteriota bacterium DNA segment CCCGAATTTGTCACTCGCGCCCCTTTAACTTCGGGTGGCCCAGCGACCAATCCGCGCATTCAGGATTATTTCCTCCGCACTGTGGATACGCTGTTGCTTGACCCCAATTTTGCCGACGGCGCGCATATCAATAGCGGTTCGGATAGTTCCGGCAATCAAAATCAAAACAACGCGACGGGGCGGCTCAAGGGACTTGCCGATAGACTCGGTGTAGATTATGCCTCATTGGCTAGCGCGCTTGACCAAACCAGCGGCACGAACAGTGGTTCCAGAATTACCCAAAGTTCTGCCGGTTCCGTCTTCATTTCACGCAACGCGCAAACCGGTGTCGTGACCATCAGTGAAGAAGAACTAGACCACACCGGGTGGAGTTACGGCAGTGGCTCCTGGACGATTAAACCGAGCGGCGGACCTCAAGCTGATAACCGCATCGTTTATGTTGTCGGGCAGGATAATTATCCGAGTGGTAAAAATGGCGGCAATGTCGCCATCTCAGGCAATCTCGGCAAAACCACAGTCGACACAACCATTTTTGCTACGGGTTCGATTGAAATTACCGGCAATACCAATTTCACTTCAAAGCTCAAAAATTTACACACCCCGGAATTGCCCCCGTTCGTCGATGTCGACATTCTGATGATTGCGGTACAGGATGTTCGCATTCGCGGCGACGTTGACGCGGCAACCACACCGAATGGGCCAACGTTCAACGGGATTACTTATTGCGGTGAGCAGTTTGACCTGAGCGGCAACGGCAGTTTTGACGGACAGGTTATCTCCTATAGCAACCCACACATGAACAGCACGCCGGTGAGCGCCAACATCGAAACCGGCAGTTTCGTGCTCAGCTTAAACAATGGCAATTCTTACGGCACCATCAAACTGCTTTCCTGGAGACAAATTAAACGGTAAACGCCAACTCCCATAAACCAAAATAAAAAGAGAGTCCAACAAACTGACAGGCGCGCTTTAAATTAAAGCGCGCTTTTTTTTAACTTCAGCACAAATCATTACCCGCCCATTAAACTCAACCAGTCATCCAGGCTTTTCATCTTCATATAAAAATTGCTGCGTTTTTCATCGCCCATCGTGCTCACCATTTTCGCGGCGTAATGATGACCGGGATAAAGCACCGTCTCATCGGAAAGTTTCGCCAACACTTGAGTGAGCGAATAATACATCTGTTCGGGGTCGCTGCCGGGCAAATCCACTCGCCCGCATCCCCCAATAAACAACGTATCCCCGGAAATCAGATTGCCGTCAACCAGAAAACACTGGCTGCCGGGTGTGTGCCCCGGGGTATGAAGAAAGGTCAACCGGTGATTGCCAATTAAGATTTCATCGCCGCCTGCCTGCTTTCGCAGGTCGTTTTCAGAAATGCCGGTGATTTCTTTTACCCATTCAGCCTCGTGCGCGTTGACGTGAACCGGCACCGGTCTTTGCTCCATCAATTTCGTGATGCCTTCAACCGTGTAGCCTAAAAATGTTCCGCCGACGTGATCCGGGTGATAATGGGTCGCCAGCGCACCCGCGAGTTTGAAATCGTGATTGTCGAGATAATCCAAAATGCCTTCAACATCCCATGCCGGGTCGACCACCAGACATTCCCGCGTTTCATCATCGCCGACCACATAAATAAAATTCGCCATCCCGGTTGCCACGCTATCGCCTTTGGCAAAATCGCGTCCGGCTAACAGTTGTTTCAAGAAAAGTCCCATCTTCAAACCTCGGTTCATGTATTGATGAAATCTACCATAGCACACTCGAAAAAATTTATTCGCCTTGACGGGAACCTACATCAGACCTATATTCATTAATCAAGTGATTAATTAATCAAACGGTGAATTAAAAAACATGGCGAGATTAAAGACCGATGATCCGATTGTCAGAGCCAATATTCTGGCGGCAGCCGAAGAATTGATTGCCGAGCGTGGGCTTGCCGCCGCGTCGATTCGTGACATTGCCGCAACTGCCGGGGTCACTTCGGCGATGGTGCATTATTATTTTGGCAGTAAAGACGGGCTGTATCGCGCGATGCTTGAAAACGCCGTGGAATCGGTACGTTCGTTTATTGCCGCGGTTTCTGCAACTCCTGCGCCTGCGCCCGCGAAACTTGCGCAATTTATCGAAGGCGAAGTTCATTACATCCTTTCACATCCGAAACTGGCGCGCATTCTGCTGCGCGAAATGCTCGCAGGCGGTAAAGAACTCATTAAAATTTTTCAACAATATCCGGTCAACAATTATTTAATGCTCAGACAATTGATTGGCGACGGCGTCAAGCGCAAAGAATTACGCCCGGTTGATATTGATCTGGCGCCGCTCAGTTTGATGGGCATGATGATGATTTTTCATGCCTTTCGCCCGGTGATTGCAATGGCGCTTGGCAAACCCGAATACGACGAAGCCTTCATCAAACGGGTCGCAACCCATACGGCAAACCTTTATTTGAATGGCGTAGCGGCGACCGAAACGCTGCCTGAAAAATTAAATCATCGGCGCGCCAAACCCATTTCTCAAACGGCTTCATCCGCAAAACGTAAGCCAACCCCGAATTCCAAAAAGCAGGTGAAACGATGAAGAGCAGTTTTAGAAAAATTATTCTTTTAGCAATCGTCATTCTCATCGCCGTAGCGGCAGTCGCGACCTGGAAATATGTTTCCGCCCGCGAACCGGCAAATCGGCTGGTGCTTTCCGGCACCATCGAAGCCGATGAAATTCATGTTGGCTCGAAAGTTGGCGGACGCATTGCTGAAGTCCTGGTTAAAGAAGGTCAGCAAATTAAAACCGGCGACCCGCTCATCCGTTTTGAAAGTTACGATTTGGATGCCAAACGCAATGACGCTCTTGCTGCCATCGCCGCCGCCGAAGCTAACCTGCAAAAATTACAAAACGGCTTTCGCCCGGAAGAGATTGCCGAAGCCCGCGCTCAAGCCGAAGCCGCCTGGATGAATTATGAACTGGCGCGCAACGGACCCCGCACGCAGGAAATCGCCGCCGCCCAGGATGAACTCGACGCCGCCAATGCCGATTACGAGGTCGCCAAAGCCAATTTTGCGCGCATTGAAAAACTGAGTCGTGAAGGCATCGCCTCGCGGCAGGATTATGACACCGCGAAAGCCAATATGGATCGCGCGCGCGGCAAACGCGATGCGGCGCGACAGAAACTCGATATGTTGCGCGAAGGCACACGCCGGGAGGATATTGCCCGCGCCGAACGTCAATACAGGCAAGCCGCCGCCCAAAAACAGTTGATGGAACGCGGTTCGCGCAAAGAAGACATCGATGCGGCGAAAGCCCAACTCACGCGAGCCCGCGCCACGCTCTCGCAAATTGAAACGCAGATGAATGAGTTGGAAGTCAAAGCGCCAGCCGATGCCTATGTTGAAGTGCTGCGGGTGCGACCGGGCGATTTGATTGCGCCCAATTCACCGGTGGCAACGCTCATCGAACTTGATCGTTTGTGGGTGCAGGTCTATGTGCCCGAACCGGAAAAAGGCTTTGTGCAACGCGAACAGGAAGTGAGCGTCACGGTTGATTCATTTCCCAAAGAGACTTTCAAAGGAAAAGTTGAAAGCATCGCTTCCAAAGGGGAATTCACGCCGCGCAATGTACAGACCCGCGAAGAACGCAATCATCAGGTATTCGGTGTGCGCGTGCGGTTGGATAACAGTTCACGAAAGTTGAGCGCCGGAATGGCTGCGGATGTGGAAATTAGTAAATAGGATACAGGATTCAGGATTCAGGGGAAGAAAGTATGAAGTAGGAACGATGAACGATGAACAACTACAAAACGCTTTCTGTTCAGCCTTCCGCCTTCATCGTTTCTTCTCCCCTGAATCCTGAATCCTGTATTCCGAACCCTGCTTATGAATGCAATTGAAATCAACGGACTGACGAAAAAATTCGGCAACTTCACGGCGGTGAGTGATGTGAGTTTCAATGTTCACAAAGGTGAAATTTTTGGTTTTCTGGGACCGAATGGGTCAGGCAAATCAACCATCATACGAATGCTCTGCGGCTTGCTTGCGCCGACTGCCGGGGGCGCAAGGGTTTTGGATTTCGATATTGAAAAACAATCCGATGATATACGTCAAAACATCGGTTATATGTCGCAACAGTTCAGCCTCTATCAGGATTTGACGGTGCGCGAAAACATCAATTTTTACGCGCAGGTTTACGGTTTAAAAGGCGATTATTTTAAACAGCGGCGGCAAGCGGTTATTGATTTAACCCATATTGAACAATTCACCGACCGTCGCGCCGGCACCTTGTCGGGGGGTTGGAAACAGCGGCTCGCGCTCGCCTGTGCGCTGGTGCATAAACCGAAAATTATTTTTCTGGATGAACCGACCGCCGGTATCGATCCGGTGGCGCGGCGCGAACTCTGGGATTTATTTTTTCAACTGGCAAGCGAAGGCATGACACTGTTCGTCACGACGCATTATATGGATGAAGCCGAACGTTGCGCGCGCGTCGGTTACATCTATAACTCGAAACTGATTACCTGCGGCGAGCCGGATGATTTGAAACGATTGCCGGAGGTGACGCCTGACGATGCAAAATGGGTAGAAGTCTTTTGCCCCAATACGACCATTGCGCTCGGCGAGTTGAAACGCGCCACCTATGTCAAAGGCGCGACGATTTTCGGGCAATCGATTCATCTATTGATGGACAAAAACCAGCCGCTCGAAGCCATTCAAAAAACCCTTTCGGCGATTGGCATTCACGGCGTAGAAGTCGCTCCGGCGCGCCCTTCGCTTGAAGATGTGTTCGTGAGTTTAACGAAACGTTATTCAACCAATGGCAATAAATGACAAACGATATACCGGTCGTCAAAGTTGGCGTGATGAAGAGAAAACGGAACAAACGGAAATAACCGAACAGGCAGAAACGGCGAAAGAGAATAGCGTTTTAAGCGAACCCATTTGAATATTCCGTTTGTTCTGTTCATTCCGTTTGTTCCGTTTTCGCTTTGCATCTTGATGGCAAAGCTAAACCAGTATCAGATGGATTAAATTATGTTCAAAGGATTCGGTTCGGTTTTTTATAAAGAGATTATTCAAATCACCCGCGACCCGTTGACCTTGATGTTGATGTTGCTCATCCCGATGATTCAACTGACGGTGTTCGGCTATGCCATCAATACCGATATTCGTAACATCAAGACGGCGGTTTATGATTTAGACCAACACCGCGAATCGCGTGAACTGCTGGCGGCTTTTCAAAACACCGATTATTTCAACATTGTCGAGTATGTCGATTCCGACGAAGCGTTGAACCATGCGATTGTTGCGGGTCGCGTCAAAGTCGGCATCAAAATTCCGCCCGATTATTCAGACCGCCTGGCAACCAATCGGCAGGCAACCGTGCTGGTGTTAATTGATGGGTCGGATTCGACGGTCGCAACGCAAAGCCTGACGGTTTCAAATTCCGTAGGCATGCAGGAATCGCTGAGTCGCATCACCGAACAATTGCAACAAAACGGTCTGCAAATTCCCATAGAGATGCGCCCTAAGATGCTGTTTAATCCCGATTCGCGTTCGGCAAATTTCATGGTGCCGGGACTGGTCGCAGTGATTTTGCAACTGGTCACCACCTTGCTGACGGCTTTTTCGATTGTCCGCGAACGCGAACGCGGAACGCTTGAACAATTATTGGTCACGCCAATTAAACCGTTCGGACTGATGATGGGAAAACTGTTGCCTTACGGACTGATTGGATTTTTTGAAACCTGTACGGTGCTTACGGCAATGCGGGTGATTTTTCAGGTGCCGATTAACGGCTCAGTGATACTGCTATTACTGCTTTGCATTCTGTTTTTATTTACGGCGCTGGCAATCGGGTTGTTGATTTCCACCAAGGCGCAAAATCAGGTGCAAGCTTTTCAAATGGCATTTCTGATTATGTTGCCTTCGATTCTGCTTTCCGGGTTTATGTTTCCGCGCGATTCGATGCCCTTGCCCATGAAAGCCATCGGCTACATCATCCCGGCAACTCACTTTATTCAAATTCTTCGCGGCATCGTTTTACGCGGCGCGACCTTTTTTGATTTGCTGGAAGAAGTAATCGTGCTTACGGTGATGGGCGTGTTGTTATTGATATTGAGCGCCCTGCGCTTTCGCAAGAAGATTGTTTAAAAAGTTGTTAAACTTGTAAAAAATTGTGAGAAAAAATAAAGCGCAGCAACGCATTCGTTAGAGGAGGTCTTCCGAAGGTTGCTGCGCTTAGTGAGTAATGGAGGAGGATTCACCCTAAGCGACAACGCTTATTACCAGCAATTCAATGTCTCTCAGGCGCATTGTTTAACATTGAATGCTGTTCACTCACATGGGCTTATAACGTGACGAGACCGGTTTGGTTTCAAAAATATTTCCGAGAAATAATATTTTTTCAAAGCCTCAGAAATCGACTCACCTGCCTGCCGCGATGCGAAAGGTTGCGATTATCCATCTGCTGCTCAAGGTCTTTGCGTCAAGATTGTTCCTCGTGTACACTGCCCTCACTCACTGTATGGAATAAACTCACACAGGTTGCGGATTTATCAGTTGTCACAATCGTGTGAATACGGGATGCGTAAATCATTGGTCATGCATCCAATAATTTCTTTCGATTGCTCAAAAAATTTTACGCGAAAGGAGGTCTGAGATGTCACCTGAACATTCAATTGTTTTGCAAACCAATGAGTTGTTGACGCTGACACCCGGGCCTCCGCAGATTGCTATCAGCGAAGACCGTTATGTCGTGCGATTTGCGCAAACGCCTGCCGAGTTGGACGCCGTTTTGAAACTCCGGTTTGAAGTTTTCAACCTTGAACTTCAGGAAGGACTGGATGCATCGTTTCAAACCGGACGTGACCGCGACGAATTCGATGCCACCTGTCATCACCTGATGCTCATTGACCAGGAAACCAATACAGTGGTCGGCACCTATCGTTTGCACACCAGCGAAATCGCCCGGTTGGGATTTTACTCGGCTGGCGAATTCGATTTAACGCATTTACCGGTCGAGGTTCTCAATCAAAGTGTCGAACTCGGTCGCGCCTGCATTGCCGACGCGCATCGCAGTCAAAAAGCGCTCTTTCTGTTATGGAAAGGTTTGGTGGCTTATATGCGGCTTTATCGCAAGCGTTATCTTTTTGGCTGTTGTTCGCTGACAAGCCTTGACCCAAGCGAAGGCAAAGCGGTCATGCAACTGCTTGCCGAGGGCTGCCATTTTCATGAAGAATTTCATGTGCCGCCGCAAAAAGATTTTGTCTGTTTTGACGAAGGCTTTGTCGCTCAGCCGAGAGCGACTGCCAAAATCCCAAAACTCTTCAGAACCTATTTGCGATACGGCGCGAAGGTTTGCGGCGAACCGGCGATTGACCGGTTGTTTAAAACCATTGATTTCTTCGTCATTTTCGATCTGGCGGCGCTCGATGCCTTGAGTCGAGTTTTTTTCGGCGTGTGATTGGTTCTAATGAAAAAACCATTGCGTCTTACATTTCGATTGCTCACCATCGGTGCAAGCACCCTGGGGCTTTACCTGCTCTGGCTTACGGGCTTGCCACTGGTGTTTGCCTTCAAAAACCTGCGCTACAGTTGGCGCAACTGGATATTTCGCACCTGGGGAAAGACCCTTGCGCGATTTGCCGGACTGCGACTCACCATCGAAGGCACGCCACCTCGCGCGCCATTTTTTCTGGTATCCAATCATTTGAGTTACACCGACATCATTGTTTTCGCTTCACAACTTGATTGCGTTTTCGTATCCAAAAGCGATGTTAAAGATTGGCCCGGCATAGGCTTTTTAGCCCGTAGCATGGGGATTATTTTCATCGACCGCACGCGCAAACAGGATATTCCGCGCGTCATCGAGTTGATTGAAAATGCCTGGCAGAAGCGGCAAGGCGTCGTGGTTTTCCCCGAAGGCACCAGTTCAAAAGGCGACACGGTGTTGCCGTTTAAACCGTCGCTGCTTGAGCCTGCGGTAAAAACCGGACTGCCGGTAAGCTATGCCAGCATCTCATATCAAACGCCGCCCGATGAACCGCCCGCCCACCTGTCCGTTTGCTGGTGGGGCGATATGGAATTTGCTTCGCACGCCATTGCCCTATTTCGCTTGCGCAGGATTGATGCGAAAGTGGTTTTCGGTGAGCAAACCTTTAGTGCAGATGATCGTAAAATTCTGGCGCAAAGATTACGCGCCGCTATCATTGAGCAATTCACTCCCGTTGTGACGACAGAGGAAGAATGTCAGATAACTTTAGCCACAACCCATTAACCGAAGAAGCAATCGTCTTGCTTACCCAAGCAAATCAATTGCTCAAACGAATCGATGATGAAATTTATTGGTGTACGATGCCGCCGGTTTTCAATTACGGCATCGGCAGCCACGTTCGCCATTGCCTGGATTTTTTCACAGCTTTTTTAAATGGCGTGGAAAACCGCCGCATTGATTACGACACGCGGGAACGCGATGAGTTGATTGAACGCAACCGCTCGGTTGCCATTGCCAAAATTGATGGGCTGATTGAACAACTCACTGCCCTCCAAATCGATGAAGCTTCAAAAATAATGGTTCGGTTGGAAGATGTTTCGGTTGATGCAAATTTATGGAGCCATTCAACGGTTTTGCGCGAGATGCAATTTTTACTGAGCCACACGGTTCACCACTTCGCCTTAATTGCCATGATGCTAAGATTGCAGGGCGTCGAAGTGGGCAATGAGTTCGGGGTTGCGACTTCGACACTCAAACGATGGAGAACCGCTTAAAGGTGCGAAAAAGATATTTTGTCGCCGGTTATCTGGGTTTGCTTGTGCTCTCGTTTGGGGTGAGAACTTTTCAAACCGAAAAGCCGCTCTCCGCAGAGATGCGCGCCGTCGAGGTGCAAGCCGTTGACGGCGATCTGACAACCAATCAAACCATTCGCCTTGCCTATCGCGAATTCACTAACGACAGTTCAATTAATCCTTCCGACACCGCATCAATCCATTCGGACGCCTCTTCACAAAAAGCTTCGCGCCCGGTCGTCATTCTTTTGCATGGCAGCCCCGGCGATTCCAAAGATTTCCACTCGCTTGCGCCTGAACTTGCCCGGAGTTTCCGCGTCATTCGCCCGGATTTGCCGGGCTTCGGTGAATCCACGCATCAAGTTCCCGACTATTCAATTCGCGCGCACGCCCGTTATGTGCTCGCCTTGATGGATAAATTGAATATTCGACAAGCTCACCTCATCGCCTTCAGCATGAGCGGCGGCGTAGTGTTGAACCTGGCGGACATCGCCCCTGAACGTGTGCGGTCAATCACTATGCTTTCAGCTATCGGAGTGCAGGAGATGGAACTGCTCGGCGATTACCATCTCAATCATGCGGTTCACGCCATGCAACTCGCGGGGCTGTGGCTTCTGCGCGAAGCCACGCCGCATTTCGGTTATCTGGATGATGCGATACTCGGTGTCGCTTATGCGCGAAATTTTTATGACACCGACCAGCGACCGTTGCGCGAATTTTTATTGCATTACGAATCACCGATGTTGATTTTGCATGGTGA contains these protein-coding regions:
- a CDS encoding MBL fold metallo-hydrolase, whose amino-acid sequence is MGLFLKQLLAGRDFAKGDSVATGMANFIYVVGDDETRECLVVDPAWDVEGILDYLDNHDFKLAGALATHYHPDHVGGTFLGYTVEGITKLMEQRPVPVHVNAHEAEWVKEITGISENDLRKQAGGDEILIGNHRLTFLHTPGHTPGSQCFLVDGNLISGDTLFIGGCGRVDLPGSDPEQMYYSLTQVLAKLSDETVLYPGHHYAAKMVSTMGDEKRSNFYMKMKSLDDWLSLMGG
- a CDS encoding CerR family C-terminal domain-containing protein, with product MARLKTDDPIVRANILAAAEELIAERGLAAASIRDIAATAGVTSAMVHYYFGSKDGLYRAMLENAVESVRSFIAAVSATPAPAPAKLAQFIEGEVHYILSHPKLARILLREMLAGGKELIKIFQQYPVNNYLMLRQLIGDGVKRKELRPVDIDLAPLSLMGMMMIFHAFRPVIAMALGKPEYDEAFIKRVATHTANLYLNGVAATETLPEKLNHRRAKPISQTASSAKRKPTPNSKKQVKR
- a CDS encoding efflux RND transporter periplasmic adaptor subunit; the protein is MKSSFRKIILLAIVILIAVAAVATWKYVSAREPANRLVLSGTIEADEIHVGSKVGGRIAEVLVKEGQQIKTGDPLIRFESYDLDAKRNDALAAIAAAEANLQKLQNGFRPEEIAEARAQAEAAWMNYELARNGPRTQEIAAAQDELDAANADYEVAKANFARIEKLSREGIASRQDYDTAKANMDRARGKRDAARQKLDMLREGTRREDIARAERQYRQAAAQKQLMERGSRKEDIDAAKAQLTRARATLSQIETQMNELEVKAPADAYVEVLRVRPGDLIAPNSPVATLIELDRLWVQVYVPEPEKGFVQREQEVSVTVDSFPKETFKGKVESIASKGEFTPRNVQTREERNHQVFGVRVRLDNSSRKLSAGMAADVEISK
- a CDS encoding ABC transporter ATP-binding protein, whose protein sequence is MNAIEINGLTKKFGNFTAVSDVSFNVHKGEIFGFLGPNGSGKSTIIRMLCGLLAPTAGGARVLDFDIEKQSDDIRQNIGYMSQQFSLYQDLTVRENINFYAQVYGLKGDYFKQRRQAVIDLTHIEQFTDRRAGTLSGGWKQRLALACALVHKPKIIFLDEPTAGIDPVARRELWDLFFQLASEGMTLFVTTHYMDEAERCARVGYIYNSKLITCGEPDDLKRLPEVTPDDAKWVEVFCPNTTIALGELKRATYVKGATIFGQSIHLLMDKNQPLEAIQKTLSAIGIHGVEVAPARPSLEDVFVSLTKRYSTNGNK
- a CDS encoding ABC transporter permease, whose protein sequence is MFKGFGSVFYKEIIQITRDPLTLMLMLLIPMIQLTVFGYAINTDIRNIKTAVYDLDQHRESRELLAAFQNTDYFNIVEYVDSDEALNHAIVAGRVKVGIKIPPDYSDRLATNRQATVLVLIDGSDSTVATQSLTVSNSVGMQESLSRITEQLQQNGLQIPIEMRPKMLFNPDSRSANFMVPGLVAVILQLVTTLLTAFSIVRERERGTLEQLLVTPIKPFGLMMGKLLPYGLIGFFETCTVLTAMRVIFQVPINGSVILLLLLCILFLFTALAIGLLISTKAQNQVQAFQMAFLIMLPSILLSGFMFPRDSMPLPMKAIGYIIPATHFIQILRGIVLRGATFFDLLEEVIVLTVMGVLLLILSALRFRKKIV
- a CDS encoding GNAT family N-acyltransferase, producing MSPEHSIVLQTNELLTLTPGPPQIAISEDRYVVRFAQTPAELDAVLKLRFEVFNLELQEGLDASFQTGRDRDEFDATCHHLMLIDQETNTVVGTYRLHTSEIARLGFYSAGEFDLTHLPVEVLNQSVELGRACIADAHRSQKALFLLWKGLVAYMRLYRKRYLFGCCSLTSLDPSEGKAVMQLLAEGCHFHEEFHVPPQKDFVCFDEGFVAQPRATAKIPKLFRTYLRYGAKVCGEPAIDRLFKTIDFFVIFDLAALDALSRVFFGV
- a CDS encoding lysophospholipid acyltransferase family protein; protein product: MKKPLRLTFRLLTIGASTLGLYLLWLTGLPLVFAFKNLRYSWRNWIFRTWGKTLARFAGLRLTIEGTPPRAPFFLVSNHLSYTDIIVFASQLDCVFVSKSDVKDWPGIGFLARSMGIIFIDRTRKQDIPRVIELIENAWQKRQGVVVFPEGTSSKGDTVLPFKPSLLEPAVKTGLPVSYASISYQTPPDEPPAHLSVCWWGDMEFASHAIALFRLRRIDAKVVFGEQTFSADDRKILAQRLRAAIIEQFTPVVTTEEECQITLATTH
- a CDS encoding DinB family protein produces the protein MSDNFSHNPLTEEAIVLLTQANQLLKRIDDEIYWCTMPPVFNYGIGSHVRHCLDFFTAFLNGVENRRIDYDTRERDELIERNRSVAIAKIDGLIEQLTALQIDEASKIMVRLEDVSVDANLWSHSTVLREMQFLLSHTVHHFALIAMMLRLQGVEVGNEFGVATSTLKRWRTA